In Tenrec ecaudatus isolate mTenEca1 chromosome 4, mTenEca1.hap1, whole genome shotgun sequence, a single window of DNA contains:
- the LOC142446411 gene encoding olfactory receptor 8K5-like, with amino-acid sequence MGHRNRTVLTEFILIGVTRSSELHFALFGIFLIIYLVTVFANMGLIFLTKVDSRLNTPMYFFIRHLAFIDLGNSTVIYPKMLVNLLDHKSSISYYECVIQMAFYILFIISELFILSAMAYDRYVAICNPLLYNVIMSPRVCHALVGVPYLYSTFQSLMITSMIFTSTFCGSNVISHFYCDNAPMLPLLCSNKREVELLIIVTSAINLMSSLLVLLGSYAFILMSIFRMNSAEGRKKAFSTCGSHLTVVTVFYGTLLFMYLQPKSAHSFETDKMVSVFYTLIIPMFNPFIYSLRNKEVKNAFNRLFKNQCKLCI; translated from the coding sequence ATGGGCCACAGGAATCGAACAGTACTGACGGAGTTCATTCTCATTGGAGTCACACGGAGCTCTGAGCTGCATTTTGCCCTTTTTGGAATCTTCCTTATAATCTACTTGGTCACAGTGTTTGCAAACATGGGCCTGATCTTCCTGACCAAGGTAGACTCCCGCCTAAACACACCCATGTATTTTTTCATCAGACACCTGGCCTTCATTGATCTTGGTAATTCTACTGTCATTTATCCCAAGATGCTAGTAAATCTTCTTGATCATAAAAGTTCCATATCCTATTATGAATGTGTCATACAAATGGCTTTTTACATTCTATTTATTATCAGTGAACTCTTCATCCTGTCAgccatggcctatgaccgctacgtGGCCATCTGCAACCCTCTGCTCTATAATGTCATCATGTCCCCAAGAGTGTGCCATGCACTTGTGGGAGTCCCCTATCTCTACAGTACCTTTCAGTCTCTGATGATCACCAGTATGATTTTTACCTCGACTTTCTGTGGCTCTAATGTCATCAGTCATTTCTATTGTGACAATGCTCCCATGCTACCTTTGCTCTGTTCAAATAAACGAGAAGTAGAATTGTTGATCATAGTAACTTCAGCAATTAATTTAATGTCCTCGCTCCTGGTACTCCTTGGTTCCTATGCGTTTATTCTGATGTCCATATTTCGAATGAATTCTGCCGAGGGCAGGAAAAAGGCTTTCTCCACATGTGGCTCTCATCTGACAGTGGTGACTGTGTTCTATGGGACTCTACTCTTTATGTATCTGCAGCCTAAATCTGCACATTCATTTGAAACTGACAAAATGGTCTCAGTGTTTTACACATTAATCATCCCCATGTTCAATCCCTTCATTTACAGTTTAAGAAACAAAGAAGTGAAAAATGCTTTCAACAGGCTCTTTAAAAATCAATGCAAACTTTGTATTTGA